In one window of Raphanus sativus cultivar WK10039 unplaced genomic scaffold, ASM80110v3 Scaffold0185, whole genome shotgun sequence DNA:
- the LOC108821257 gene encoding bidirectional sugar transporter SWEET14 has product MALNVLAFTFGIMGNIISFIVFLAPVPTFVRICKKKSTEGFQSLPYVSALFSAMLWIYYALQKDGSGFLLITINSVGCFIETIYIILFITYANKKARISTLKVLGLLNFLGFAAIILVCELLTKGSNREKVLGGICVGFSVCVFAAPLSIMRVVIRTKSVEFMPFSLSLFLTLSAITWLFYGLAIKDFYVALPNIMGAFLGAVQMILYVIYKYYKAPKTDDTEKPKTVSDHSIDMVKLVSTPASGDITGHPQTHGGDLEGQMEKKVANQIQI; this is encoded by the exons ATGGCTCTAAACGTATTGGCATTTACATTTGGAATCATGG GCAACATCATATCGTTCATCGTGTTCTTGGCACCAGT GCCAACTTTTGTTAGGATCTGCAAGAAAAAATCGACAGAAGGCTTTCAATCACTTCCCTATGTGTCAGCGCTCTTTAGTGCGATGCTATGGATTTACTACGCTTTGCAAAAAGATGGATCAGGCTTCCTCTTGATTACCATAAACTCTGTGGGATGTTTTATCGAAACCATCTACATTATCCTCTTCATAACATATGCTAACAAGAAAGCAAGA ATATCAACTTTGAAGGTTCTTGGGCTCTTGAATTTCTTGGGTTTTGCCGCTATTATTCTTGTCTGTGAGTTATTGACCAAAGGATCAAACCGCGAGAAAGTCCTTGGAGGGATTTGCGTCGGATTTTCCGTTTGCGTCTTCGCTGCTCCTTTGAGCATCATG AGAGTGGTAATACGAACAAAGAGTGTGGAGTTTATGCCCTTCTCTCTATCATTGTTTCTTACACTCAGTGCCATTACATGGCTCTTCTATGGTCTTGCTATTAAAGACTTCTACGTTGCG CTTCCAAATATAATGGGTGCGTTTCTCGGAGCAGTTCAAATGATTCTTTACGTCATATACAAGTACTACAAAGCTCCAAAAACTGATGACACAGAGAAACCCAAAACGGTGTCGGATCATTCTAttgatatggtcaagcttgTATCAACTCCAGCTTCCGGTGATATAACGGGTCATCCTCAAACTCATGGTGGTGATTTAGAGGGTCAGATGGAGAAAAAAGTGGCAAACCAAATCCAAATCTAA
- the LOC108821344 gene encoding CASP-like protein 1F1 translates to MGDNEGKRTLMNLKVQVSMRVLTVGAALASMGLMITNREVASVYGIAFEAKYSDSSAFRYLVYAYIAIAAVTLFTLAWACLAVRRGGFIFALFVIDLLMALTALSAFSASMSEGYIGKYGNTHAGWLPICGYVHNYCNRVTLSLAFSFVSFLLLFILTVLTASAARRS, encoded by the exons ATGGGAGACAATGAAGGGAAAAGAACATTAATGAATCTTAAGGTTCAAGTGTCGATGAGAGTGTTAACCGTCGGCGCTGCACTAGCCTCCATGGGGCTCATGATCACTAACCGTGAAGTGGCCTCTGTTTATGGCATTGCTTTTGAAGCTAAATACAGCGACTCCTCTGCCTTTAG GTATTTGGTCTACGCATATATAGCTATCGCCGCCGTAACGTTGTTTACGCTCGCATGGGCTTGTTTGGCTGTCCGTAGAGGAGGATTTATTTTTGCACTCTTCGTCATTGATTTG CTTATGGCTTTGACGGCGTTATCGGCTTTCTCTGCGTCCATGTCGGAGGGTTACATCGGAAAGTATGGTAATACACACGCCGGTTGGCTTCCGATCTGCGGCTATGTTCATAACTATTGCAATCGTGTTACACTCTCACTCGCTTTTTCCTTCGTCTCTTTTCTACTCTTGTTCATCCTTACAGTCTTAACTGCCTCCGCTGCTCGCCGTTCCTGA
- the LOC130501401 gene encoding oleosin Bn-III-like produces the protein MADTARTHHDVTGRDQYPILGRDRDQYPYGRSDYQMSSQDYSKTRQVAKAVTAVTAGGSLLVLSSLTLVGTVIALTVATPLLVIFSPILVPALITVALLITGFLSSGGFGIAAITVFSWIYKYATGEHPQGSDKLDSARMKLGGKAQDIKDRGQYYGQQHTGGYGQQHTGGEHDRDRTRGTHHTTTTT, from the exons ATGGCTGATACTGCTAGAACCCATCACGATGTCACCGGCCGTGACCAGTACCCGATTTTGGGCCGAGACCGAGACCAGTATCCGTACGGACGATCAGATTACCAGATGTCTAGCCAAGACTACTCCAAGACTAGGCAGGTTGCTAAAGCTGTTACCGCAGTCACCGCTGGAGGGTCCCTTCTTGTCCTTTCCAGTCTCACCCTTGTCGGAACAGTCATTGCTTTGACTGTCGCCACTCCTCTGCTTGTTATCTTTAGCCCAATCCTTGTCCCGGCTCTCATCACAGTAGCGCTTCTCATCACTGGCTTTCTCTCCTCCGGTGGGTTTGGCATTGCAGCTATAACCGTCTTCTCTTGGATCTATAa GTATGCAACGGGAGAGCACCCGCAGGGGTCAGATAAGCTGGACAGTGCAAGGATGAAGCTGGGAGGCAAAGCTCAGGATATTAAAGACAGAGGTCAATACTATGGACAGCAGCATACAGGTGGGTATGGACAACAGCATACAGGTGGGGAGCACGACCGTGACCGTACCCGTGGAACCCATCACACCACTACCACAACATAA